A stretch of Cyanobacterium sp. HL-69 DNA encodes these proteins:
- a CDS encoding family 41 glycosyltransferase: protein MKHHYQQWLSKVTPEDFSPNYHNLIDYYLRAIETNPDIVTNYWYLGLAYLLDENLTQAQETWFFIFAQAAEELQPYSQELLEILNLEALRQEKLSHTKLHLLICQQIAEIDPENINNLLTVVILQIKLQEFEINQLEEYNLKELIATADKDSIDFALILDFIPHILEYPYEQTVLLIQSILTYTQGNETIITEIVNLATDIERKKQYTIYAIRLLEVCNLFPHQQLDIYRNLYSFYKKTKDIDKLIAICEQYRDRSHNFSDKLESQNLLLNTYLTVAQWDKALILAEQQYQLYEDIENHIEDLKQSQSKDSFIIGGINFWYLKDDLSYNRKLINQTAKIFQQVNQSNYPSFTFHKPQKKEKLKIGYLAHTLKNHSVGFLSRWLMLYHDKENFDIHLYMNQNREDDITEKWFKPHASKITKVQKDTRSLINAIYDDKIDILVDLDSLTLNSSCLVTVAKPAPIQVTWLGMDATGIPNIDYFIADDYVIPPQSEQHYQEKIWRLPHTYLAVDGFEMANPTLKKADLNIPESAVIFLNVQNSAKLNPHLVNLQMQIISQVEDSYLIFKVKQDETRLKKYIYECADKFDNVQDRLRFIPYDETVELHRANLAIADIFLDTYPYNGATTTLEALWAEIPTVTRVGEQFASRNAYGFMMNANIQEGIAWTDEEYITWGVKLAKNENLRRDISWKLRQSKRKSPLWNSKQFTKEMENAYQQMWQIYLEENQ from the coding sequence ATGAAACATCACTATCAGCAATGGTTATCAAAAGTCACCCCAGAGGATTTTAGCCCAAATTATCATAATTTAATAGATTACTATCTAAGGGCGATCGAAACAAATCCCGATATAGTTACTAATTACTGGTATTTAGGATTAGCTTATTTATTAGATGAAAATTTAACCCAAGCCCAAGAAACATGGTTTTTTATCTTCGCCCAAGCAGCAGAAGAGTTACAACCATATTCCCAAGAATTATTAGAAATACTCAATTTAGAAGCCCTCAGACAAGAAAAATTATCCCATACCAAACTCCACTTATTAATTTGCCAACAAATAGCAGAAATTGACCCCGAAAATATTAATAACCTTCTTACAGTTGTTATCCTACAAATAAAATTACAAGAGTTTGAGATTAACCAATTAGAAGAATATAATCTAAAAGAATTAATCGCTACAGCAGATAAAGATAGTATTGATTTTGCCCTCATTCTTGATTTTATTCCTCATATCTTAGAATATCCTTACGAACAAACTGTTTTATTAATCCAATCAATCCTGACATATACCCAAGGCAATGAAACAATAATCACTGAAATTGTTAATCTCGCCACCGACATAGAAAGAAAAAAACAATACACTATTTATGCCATTCGTTTACTAGAAGTTTGTAACCTATTTCCCCATCAACAACTAGATATTTATCGCAACCTATATAGTTTTTATAAAAAAACCAAAGACATCGACAAACTTATCGCTATTTGTGAACAATATCGAGATAGAAGCCATAATTTCTCTGATAAACTAGAAAGCCAGAATTTACTACTTAATACCTATCTCACCGTCGCCCAATGGGATAAAGCCTTAATCTTAGCTGAACAACAGTACCAATTATATGAAGATATAGAAAATCATATCGAAGACTTAAAACAATCTCAGAGTAAAGATAGTTTTATCATTGGTGGCATTAACTTTTGGTATCTCAAAGATGATCTTAGCTATAATCGTAAGCTAATCAATCAAACTGCCAAAATATTTCAACAGGTTAATCAATCAAATTATCCTTCATTTACCTTCCATAAACCTCAAAAAAAAGAAAAGCTAAAAATAGGCTATCTCGCCCATACCCTAAAAAATCATTCCGTTGGTTTTCTCTCAAGATGGTTAATGCTTTATCACGATAAAGAAAACTTCGATATACATTTATACATGAATCAAAATCGTGAAGATGACATCACCGAAAAATGGTTTAAACCCCACGCCTCAAAAATAACTAAAGTTCAAAAAGATACCCGTAGTTTAATTAATGCTATCTACGATGACAAAATCGATATTTTAGTAGATTTAGACAGTTTAACCTTAAATAGCTCTTGTTTGGTAACTGTGGCAAAACCAGCCCCCATTCAAGTGACATGGTTAGGCATGGATGCTACAGGAATACCAAATATAGATTATTTTATTGCCGATGATTATGTAATTCCGCCCCAAAGCGAACAACACTACCAAGAAAAAATTTGGCGATTACCCCATACTTATCTGGCGGTGGATGGTTTTGAAATGGCTAACCCTACTTTAAAAAAAGCTGATTTAAACATTCCAGAATCTGCCGTTATATTTTTAAATGTGCAAAATTCTGCAAAACTCAATCCCCATTTGGTTAACCTACAAATGCAAATTATTAGTCAAGTAGAAGATAGTTATTTGATTTTTAAAGTAAAACAAGATGAGACAAGGTTAAAAAAATATATCTATGAATGTGCTGATAAATTTGATAATGTTCAAGATAGATTAAGATTTATTCCCTATGATGAAACCGTAGAACTACATCGGGCAAATCTGGCGATCGCAGATATTTTCCTCGATACATATCCCTACAATGGCGCCACCACAACCCTCGAGGCACTATGGGCAGAAATCCCCACTGTGACTAGGGTAGGAGAACAATTTGCCTCCCGCAATGCTTACGGATTTATGATGAATGCCAACATTCAAGAAGGTATTGCGTGGACAGATGAAGAATACATAACATGGGGTGTAAAACTAGCGAAAAATGAAAATTTAAGGAGAGACATTAGCTGGAAATTAAGGCAATCTAAACGAAAATCTCCCTTGTGGAATAGTAAACAATTTACCAAAGAAATGGAAAACGCTTATCAGCAAATGTGGCAAATTTATCTCGAGGAGAATCAATAA
- a CDS encoding family 41 glycosyl transferase, with product MFNVDNSIDDFLQNQKYQELQELLEKKVELEPNNLISYIYLGLVYFLLNQKEEAQATWFLILMAEDEFASTKLIKILDQEAHRQWKFNNYQLSYNLREIIKDNNPYLVNNLLLMAELAINLKIINNDYLVNLSLVEAIKNTHKKDIDTDILSSVFAQILDFPFLINIDLAAAILENQNGDKKLLQIISDKAYKVGLENNYLYYGAELTKICLEYQPDNLPLIKQIYKCYDGAEDFHKLEKTALSFIKYSTNDLEKLYGVYLLMRGTIQAGKWNNYSKIYQDYFSLLSQLNSYENNNKNEIFDGYIEYMLVSICHFLFYFNDSPQINRKVINQVSNLYQKLTKKRYGELLANSPPVTKNISKQKKLKIGLVSEALRVNCVGILSRWLIEYMDRDKYDIYVYKVKGREDFFTNEWFKNKVTQYYCFDEIKDTYEQIKKDEIDILMELDCFTNSFTNALMTLKPAPIQVSWLGLDSTGIPAIDYFVVDSYVLPDNAQTYYQEKIWRLPHTYIAVDGFEVNTPSLTRESLGISDSAIIYLSLQTGFKRHPDYIRLQMKILQQVADGYFLVSGYRNEWSMSNIKNLFTEIAQQEGGNPDRIKFLPYMPLQDYRANLLIGDVVLDTYPFNGATTTLDALWLNIPLVTRVGQQFHARQGYTFLQNLGITEGIAYTDEEYIQWGVKFGTDEELRKKVYWKLKESKKTSPLWNGKQFAREMEKAYQQMWEIYLQENQ from the coding sequence ATGTTTAATGTTGATAATAGTATTGATGATTTTTTACAAAATCAAAAATATCAAGAACTACAAGAACTTTTAGAAAAAAAAGTCGAATTAGAGCCAAATAATTTAATTAGTTATATTTATTTAGGTTTAGTTTATTTTCTCCTCAATCAAAAAGAAGAAGCCCAAGCAACTTGGTTTTTAATTCTCATGGCAGAAGATGAATTTGCCTCAACAAAATTAATAAAAATTTTAGACCAAGAAGCACACCGACAATGGAAATTTAATAATTATCAACTATCCTATAACTTAAGAGAAATTATCAAAGATAATAATCCATATCTAGTCAATAATTTATTATTAATGGCAGAATTAGCGATTAACTTAAAGATAATTAATAATGATTATTTAGTCAATCTATCTTTAGTAGAAGCCATTAAAAATACACACAAAAAAGATATAGATACAGATATTTTATCCTCTGTTTTTGCACAAATTTTAGACTTTCCCTTTTTAATTAATATTGATTTAGCTGCCGCTATCCTTGAAAATCAAAATGGAGATAAAAAATTACTCCAAATTATTTCCGATAAAGCCTATAAAGTTGGGCTAGAAAATAATTACTTATACTATGGTGCAGAACTGACAAAAATTTGCTTAGAATATCAACCTGATAATTTACCTTTAATAAAACAAATATATAAATGCTACGATGGTGCTGAAGATTTTCATAAATTAGAAAAAACAGCCTTAAGTTTTATTAAATATAGTACCAATGACCTAGAAAAATTATACGGTGTTTATTTATTAATGCGAGGAACTATTCAAGCAGGAAAATGGAATAACTATTCAAAGATATATCAAGACTATTTCTCTTTACTATCACAATTAAACTCCTATGAAAATAATAACAAAAATGAAATTTTTGACGGATATATAGAGTATATGTTAGTTTCTATCTGTCACTTTCTATTCTATTTTAATGATAGTCCTCAAATTAATCGAAAAGTCATTAATCAAGTATCGAATTTATATCAAAAATTAACAAAGAAACGTTATGGAGAACTATTAGCAAATTCTCCTCCTGTAACAAAAAATATTTCTAAACAGAAAAAACTAAAAATAGGGTTGGTTTCCGAAGCTCTTAGAGTCAATTGTGTAGGAATTTTAAGTCGTTGGCTTATAGAATATATGGATCGAGATAAATACGATATTTATGTATATAAAGTAAAAGGCAGAGAAGATTTTTTTACCAATGAATGGTTTAAAAATAAAGTTACTCAATACTATTGTTTTGATGAAATAAAAGACACCTATGAGCAAATCAAGAAAGATGAAATAGATATTCTCATGGAGTTAGATTGTTTTACCAATAGTTTTACCAATGCTTTAATGACATTAAAACCAGCACCCATTCAGGTTAGTTGGTTAGGCTTAGATTCTACAGGGATACCAGCCATTGATTATTTTGTAGTGGATTCTTATGTGTTACCTGATAATGCCCAAACTTATTATCAAGAAAAAATATGGCGTTTACCCCATACTTATATTGCTGTTGATGGTTTTGAAGTAAATACTCCATCTTTAACAAGAGAAAGTTTAGGTATCTCAGACAGTGCCATTATCTATTTGAGCTTACAAACAGGTTTCAAAAGACATCCTGACTACATTCGTTTGCAAATGAAAATCTTACAGCAAGTTGCTGATGGTTATTTTCTGGTTTCGGGGTATAGAAATGAATGGAGTATGAGTAATATTAAAAATTTATTTACAGAAATAGCCCAACAAGAGGGGGGAAATCCCGACAGAATTAAGTTTTTACCCTATATGCCGTTACAAGATTATCGAGCTAATTTGCTTATCGGCGATGTAGTTTTAGACACATATCCTTTCAATGGTGCAACCACAACCCTAGATGCTTTATGGTTAAATATTCCCCTCGTCACTAGGGTAGGGCAACAATTTCATGCCCGTCAGGGTTATACATTTTTACAAAATTTGGGTATCACTGAAGGTATTGCTTACACTGATGAGGAATATATTCAATGGGGAGTTAAGTTTGGTACGGATGAAGAATTAAGAAAAAAAGTATATTGGAAATTAAAGGAGTCGAAAAAAACTTCTCCTTTATGGAATGGTAAACAGTTTGCCAGAGAAATGGAAAAGGCATATCAACAAATGTGGGAAATTTATCTTCAGGAAAATCAATAA
- a CDS encoding family 41 glycosyl transferase: protein MTNYQQKIEQLLGAKKYVELISYLEDNIEYISQDKLGINLFWDVVPQLLLTQRQKALSLVEKAINYVNDIDECVKKLDHVYQRSKSKFPDFSLQLLELCINIKPNDLYLEKNLVWHYILLGDYQQALTLAQQIYTKADNLGLKVYLHYLIFEVITAGGMWDILPQYLEEFKLNLYKTIESQVAPRFIEDVFVSITPPLIAREDNLSQNRFLQNKIAELFTKETRAKYSSLILSLSKQNQVKKDNIKSTKKLKIGYISSALRHNPVGYLSRWLLKYYDRDKFEVFIYLMSDDEDDITQQWFFQNATKYRKFPIANIPEIVSQISQDELDILVDLDCLTNHRTSQVMTFKLAPIQASWLGLDSTGIPTIDYFIADSFILPNNAQTYYQEKIWRLPNCYLAVDGFESATPKLLSKVDGIVNENAIIYWTIQTGWKKSEKSLRLQLKILKQVDNSYLFIQCNGNDKSIREIVQQEGVDVNRIKLLPFVPLLNYRANFFLTNILLDNYPFNGATSTLDALWLNIPLVTRVGEQFHARQGYTFLKNLGITEGIAYTDEEYIQWGVKFGKDEELRKKVYWKLRQSKKTSPLWDGKQFTREMEKAYQQMWEIYLRENAS from the coding sequence ATGACAAATTATCAACAAAAAATAGAACAGCTTTTAGGAGCTAAAAAATATGTAGAGTTAATTTCTTATTTAGAAGATAATATCGAGTATATTTCCCAAGATAAGTTAGGTATAAATCTATTTTGGGATGTAGTTCCCCAATTATTATTAACCCAAAGACAAAAAGCCTTAAGTCTGGTAGAAAAAGCAATTAATTATGTCAATGATATTGATGAATGCGTCAAGAAACTTGATCATGTTTACCAAAGATCAAAAAGTAAATTTCCTGATTTTTCTCTTCAGTTATTAGAACTATGTATAAACATAAAACCCAATGATCTTTATTTAGAAAAAAATCTTGTTTGGCATTATATATTACTTGGAGATTATCAACAGGCCTTAACTTTAGCACAACAAATATATACAAAAGCAGATAATTTAGGTCTGAAAGTTTACCTTCACTATTTAATTTTTGAAGTGATAACTGCAGGGGGAATGTGGGATATTCTTCCCCAATATTTAGAAGAATTTAAATTGAACTTATATAAAACCATTGAATCTCAAGTTGCTCCAAGATTTATTGAAGATGTTTTTGTAAGTATTACTCCTCCATTAATAGCAAGAGAAGATAATCTATCTCAAAATAGATTTTTACAAAATAAAATTGCTGAATTATTTACCAAAGAAACTAGAGCTAAATATTCATCTTTAATATTATCTTTATCGAAACAAAATCAAGTAAAGAAAGACAATATAAAATCAACAAAAAAGTTAAAAATAGGATATATTTCCAGTGCTTTGCGTCATAATCCTGTGGGTTATTTATCTCGTTGGTTGTTGAAATATTATGATCGTGATAAATTTGAGGTTTTTATTTATTTAATGAGTGACGATGAAGATGATATAACTCAACAATGGTTTTTTCAAAATGCTACTAAATATCGCAAATTTCCCATTGCTAATATTCCAGAAATAGTTAGCCAAATTAGTCAAGATGAATTAGATATTTTAGTGGATTTAGATTGTTTAACTAATCATAGAACTTCTCAAGTAATGACTTTTAAGTTAGCCCCTATTCAGGCAAGTTGGTTAGGTTTAGATTCTACGGGGATTCCTACCATTGATTATTTTATAGCGGATTCTTTTATTTTACCTAATAATGCCCAAACTTATTATCAAGAAAAAATTTGGCGTTTACCTAATTGTTATCTTGCGGTTGATGGTTTTGAAAGTGCCACACCTAAATTATTATCAAAGGTAGATGGGATAGTAAATGAAAATGCGATTATTTATTGGACAATTCAAACAGGATGGAAAAAAAGTGAAAAATCGTTAAGATTACAACTAAAAATTTTAAAACAAGTTGATAATAGTTATCTTTTTATTCAATGTAATGGTAATGATAAAAGTATTAGAGAAATTGTACAACAAGAGGGAGTGGACGTAAATAGAATCAAACTTTTGCCTTTTGTACCTCTCCTCAATTACAGAGCTAATTTTTTCTTAACGAATATTCTATTAGATAATTATCCTTTTAATGGGGCAACTAGCACTCTTGATGCTTTATGGTTAAATATTCCCCTTGTCACTAGAGTCGGTGAGCAATTCCACGCCCGTCAGGGTTATACTTTTTTAAAAAATTTAGGTATCACTGAAGGTATTGCTTACACTGATGAGGAATATATTCAATGGGGAGTCAAGTTTGGTAAGGATGAGGAATTGAGAAAGAAAGTATATTGGAAACTGAGACAATCTAAGAAAACCTCTCCCCTCTGGGATGGTAAGCAGTTTACTAGGGAGATGGAAAAGGCATATCAACAAATGTGGGAAATATATTTGAGAGAAAATGCAAGTTAA
- a CDS encoding putative dioxygenase (COG1355), whose protein sequence is MLTLPRKKFAIEEYHQIITSGVLKEDYLIELINGEIFEMSPVGFKHASCVKKINYLFAEKLGSKVIIGVQDPIKLNNNSEPQPDIVLLKPRKDFYANDHPTVEDIFLLIEVADSSIDYDRTFKIPIYAENKVQEVWLVDLNQNLLEVYQNPQKNYYQNITKLSSEDSLTLSQPEAITIKLDRILF, encoded by the coding sequence ATGTTAACCTTACCTCGTAAAAAATTTGCTATCGAAGAATATCATCAAATAATCACATCGGGCGTGTTGAAAGAAGATTATTTAATTGAGTTAATTAATGGGGAAATTTTTGAAATGTCACCAGTAGGATTTAAACACGCTTCTTGTGTCAAAAAAATCAATTATTTATTTGCAGAAAAGTTAGGCTCAAAAGTTATTATAGGGGTACAAGATCCGATTAAACTTAATAATAATTCTGAGCCACAGCCTGATATTGTTTTATTGAAACCTCGCAAGGATTTTTACGCAAATGACCATCCTACCGTTGAAGACATTTTCTTATTAATTGAAGTGGCTGATAGCAGTATAGACTACGATCGCACCTTTAAAATACCTATCTATGCAGAAAATAAAGTTCAAGAAGTGTGGTTAGTGGATCTCAATCAAAACCTATTAGAAGTATATCAAAATCCCCAGAAAAACTATTATCAGAATATAACAAAACTCTCTTCTGAAGATTCTTTAACCTTGAGTCAACCAGAAGCTATCACCATAAAACTCGATCGCATCTTGTTTTAG
- a CDS encoding Methyltransferase type 11, whose product MDSQKFLQLIPEIFDFDNLESIEAKKVQIASILNKVDSAINPYIFLLLNTAISCLEENEIYCEILKQSSTTLIPILESNPQLMAYGIIDNETINIDDVNYTFESSNYSDQVCIYEGDVTSFCEDLQSLNSEDKIGLFHLNGNRSYREILLALMNIRPLLAEEAFIIISQTENEATKNAISDFHNFNNSDNIHELLVVSPETKSYHFMEQELVILLYRNNVISKQIKRINNAGLTKLDQATENHKKTLLHVGCGPSNPNALPQDFRGDDWVEIRLDINPNVQPDIIGTITDLSGVPDNSVDAVYSSHNLEHIYNFEVPIALAEFKRVLKNGGFIMITLPDIQQVATHVASGNLENPLYISPAGPICAIDILYGLGTALARGNYYMAHNTGFTQETLTEKILKQGFHDVKVTKGQNLDLWAKGYK is encoded by the coding sequence ATGGATAGTCAAAAATTTTTACAACTGATTCCCGAAATATTTGATTTTGATAATCTTGAATCTATCGAAGCGAAAAAAGTTCAGATAGCTTCTATTTTAAATAAAGTTGATAGTGCTATTAATCCCTATATTTTTTTGTTACTTAATACCGCTATTAGTTGTTTAGAAGAAAACGAAATATATTGCGAAATATTAAAACAATCTAGCACTACTTTAATTCCTATTTTAGAAAGTAATCCTCAATTAATGGCCTACGGAATTATTGATAATGAAACTATTAATATTGATGATGTTAATTATACCTTTGAATCATCCAACTATAGTGATCAAGTTTGCATTTATGAAGGAGATGTGACAAGTTTTTGTGAAGATTTACAGTCTTTAAATAGCGAAGATAAAATAGGTTTATTTCACCTAAATGGAAATAGATCTTATCGAGAAATACTGTTAGCTTTAATGAATATCAGACCATTATTAGCAGAGGAAGCCTTTATCATAATTTCTCAGACAGAAAATGAAGCAACAAAAAATGCTATTTCTGATTTTCACAACTTTAATAATAGTGACAATATTCACGAATTATTAGTTGTCAGTCCAGAAACAAAATCTTATCATTTCATGGAGCAAGAATTAGTAATTTTGCTGTATCGAAATAATGTAATTAGTAAACAAATTAAAAGAATCAATAACGCAGGATTAACTAAACTTGATCAGGCAACAGAAAATCATAAAAAAACCCTTCTTCATGTGGGTTGTGGTCCTTCTAATCCTAATGCTTTACCCCAAGATTTTCGAGGAGACGACTGGGTAGAAATTCGCTTAGATATTAACCCTAACGTACAACCTGATATTATTGGTACTATTACTGATTTAAGCGGTGTTCCTGATAATAGTGTAGATGCGGTTTATTCTTCCCATAACTTAGAACATATCTATAATTTTGAAGTACCCATCGCCCTTGCTGAATTTAAAAGAGTTTTAAAAAATGGCGGTTTTATCATGATTACTTTACCCGATATACAACAAGTTGCAACTCATGTCGCTTCGGGAAATTTAGAGAATCCCCTTTATATTTCTCCTGCCGGACCTATTTGTGCTATTGATATTTTGTATGGTTTAGGTACAGCTTTAGCAAGAGGTAATTACTATATGGCACACAATACTGGTTTTACTCAAGAAACTTTGACCGAAAAAATACTAAAACAAGGTTTTCACGATGTAAAGGTTACAAAAGGTCAAAATCTCGACTTATGGGCAAAAGGTTATAAATAG
- a CDS encoding Biotin carboxyl carrier protein, whose amino-acid sequence MEYIEYDFPNYLKLIDQEIDKKTYLPVVGNIYLEVLSTFHEILNPQTYLEIGVSHGDSLKFANNRIIGVDPNPKITNNNQYLIHQKTSDLFFQEDADNLFQKEKIDLAFIDGMHLFEFALRDFINTEKYSHNNSYILIHDILPRCFSESSRARVTIDWTGDIWRLIIGLRKYRPDLNITILDSYPTGLAIITNLNPESQFLVDNYDDIVEELSKISALSFIKARDLIMHTFSTELYLMNFAFENTL is encoded by the coding sequence ATGGAATATATTGAATACGACTTTCCTAATTATCTTAAATTGATTGATCAAGAAATAGACAAAAAAACTTATCTACCCGTAGTAGGAAACATTTATCTTGAAGTATTAAGCACCTTTCATGAAATATTAAATCCGCAAACTTATTTAGAAATAGGAGTAAGTCATGGCGATTCATTAAAGTTTGCAAATAATAGAATTATTGGAGTTGATCCTAATCCTAAAATTACCAATAATAATCAATATCTTATTCATCAGAAAACTAGCGATTTATTTTTTCAAGAAGATGCAGATAATTTATTTCAAAAAGAGAAAATAGACTTGGCATTTATTGATGGAATGCACTTATTTGAATTTGCCCTTAGAGACTTTATTAATACGGAAAAATATAGTCATAATAATAGTTACATATTAATTCATGATATTTTGCCCCGTTGTTTTTCTGAAAGTAGTCGAGCTAGGGTTACAATAGACTGGACAGGAGATATTTGGCGTTTAATAATAGGTTTAAGAAAATATCGCCCTGACTTAAATATAACCATTTTAGACTCTTATCCAACAGGTTTAGCTATTATTACGAACCTTAATCCTGAGTCTCAATTTTTAGTAGATAACTATGATGATATAGTAGAAGAACTATCAAAAATTAGTGCATTATCTTTTATCAAAGCAAGAGATTTAATTATGCATACTTTTTCCACCGAATTATATTTAATGAATTTTGCTTTTGAAAATACTTTATAA